A single region of the Tigriopus californicus strain San Diego chromosome 8, Tcal_SD_v2.1, whole genome shotgun sequence genome encodes:
- the LOC131885644 gene encoding UDP-glycosyltransferase UGT5-like isoform X2, giving the protein MQLLNIAVILFCAIVGTQGGSILMYMPVGSKSHWNIWRPLALALAKKGHSMTLIAPNLDSTFDGMPNVDLQATGLGMEATIVSEEIFEGKLDWNVNKFVQFELNGQNQTFHHPAFQRIFHERPKFDLVIVHVFALDFGFYFVKEVLQTPTLLLFPGSRYPSADYFMGNPLDPSYIPFESLPFSQEMTFLQRVVNFVATHILARSSWYIFPKLEEQAFKFTNGEYQIDLHKAAMDIDFCLANGHPIFDGVRPINPNMAFVGGLHLKTPKPLPKDLNTWMDGAKDGVIYVSFGSIISGSKMPERIRQMFINVFSTLNQRVIFKWETEEMEGKPENVLLKKWCPQQDILAHPNVRLFITHGGLLSTEEALSNHIPMLYIPGFADQHGNAYIAESLEYGRKLNWATLNEVDLQRSILALVNDPKYKANAEYFGRLVSDNLEPPIEKAVYYVEYLMRHKGAPHLKPAHRHLNWLQYHSVDVVASLVMIPITIAIILYTSISSCWCSVIKKKKLL; this is encoded by the exons ATGCAACTCCTAAATATCGCGGTTATACTCTTTTGTGCAATCGTTGGCACCCAAGGTGGTTCCATCCTGATGTACATGCCAGTTGGCTCCAAGAGTCATTGGAATATCTGGAGgcctttggctttggccttggcaaagAAAGGCCATTCTATGACTTTGATCGCACCCAACCTAGATTCCACTTTTGATGGCATGCCGAACGTGGACTTGCAAGCTACAGGACTGGGAATGGAAGCCACCATCGTATCTGAAGAGATCTTTGAGGGAAAACTGGACTGGAACGTGAACAAATTTGtacaatttgaattgaac GGTCAAAACCAGACTTTTCATCATCCTGCTTTCCAACGAATCTTCCACGAGAGGCCCAAGTTTGACTTGGTCATTGTTCACGTGTTCGCCCTTGATTTTGGCttctactttgtcaaagaggTTCTTCAAACACCAACGCTACTATTGTTCCCTGGTTCCCGATATCCATCCGCCGATTACTTCATGGGCAATCCGTTGGACCCATCGTATATCCCCTTTGAATCCTTGCCGTTCTCCCAAGAGATGACATTCTTGCAACGAGTCGTCAATTTTGTGGCCACCCACATTTTAGCGAGGTCGAGTTGGTATATCTTTCCTAAGCTCGAGGAACAAGCTTTCAAGTTCACCAATGGAGAGTATCAAATCGACTTGCACAAGGCCGCCATGGATATCGATTTCTGTCTGGCCAACGGACATCCCATTTTTGATGGAGTTCGACCCATTAACCCAAACATGGCCTTCGTGGGTGGACTTCATTTGAAGACGCCCAAACCTTTACCCAAAGATCTCAACACGTGGATGGACGGAGCCAAAGATGGAGTTATTTATGTCTCCTTTGGATCA ATTATATCTGGAAGCAAAATGCCGGAGCGAATTCGTCAAATGTTCATCAACGTGTTTTCCACGTTAAATCAAcgagtcattttcaaatgggaaACGGAAGAGATGGAAGGAAAACCCGAAAATGTGCTCTTGAAGAAGTGGTGTCCACAACAAGATATCTTGGCCCATCCCAATGTCCGGCTCTTCATCACTCATGGGGGATTGCTGAGCACCGAAGAAGCCTTGAGTAATCACATCCCCATGTTGTACATCCCCGGATTTGCGGATCAACATGGTAATGCATATATTGCTGAGAGCTTGGAATATGGtcgaaaattgaattgggCAACTCTCAACGAGGTGGATCTTCA GAGGTCCATATTGGCGCTGGTGAACGATCCCAAATATAAGGCAAACGCCGAGTATTTTGGTCGCCTGGTCAGTGACAATTTAGAACCACCCATCGAGAAAGCGGTTTATTATGTGGAGTATCTGATGCGCCACAAAGGTGCACCGCATTTGAAACCAGCTCATCGTCACCTCAATTGGTTGCAATACCATTCTGTGGATGTGGTGGCATCTCTTGTGATGATTCCGATTACCATTGCTATCATTTTGTACACATCCATTTCGAGTTGTTGGTgctcggtcatcaaaaagaagaaacttttGTAA
- the LOC131884964 gene encoding uncharacterized protein LOC131884964: MKFQVCLLVIACTVFSAQSSSILMYMPAGSKSHWNAWRPLAVALAKRGHSLTVFTPNKDPVFDGMKNVDLHVTGLALDSIMSSKEIFEGKLYFDIQKLMSFLLETQNTTFHHPGFQKIYNEKPKFDLAIVHVFNLDFGFYFAKEVLNTPSMILFPGSRFPWADFFMGNPLDPSYIPFESLPYSQEMSFFQRVINFAATHAFARTSWYLFPKLENHAQQLTNGEYQVDLNKAAMDMDFCLANGHPIFDGVRPINPNMEFVGGLHLNDPKPLPKDIKEWIDGAKDGVIYAAFGSILSGSQMPERIRQMFINVFSSLKQRVIFKWETEEMEGKPENVLLKKWCPQQDILAHPNVKLFITHGGLLGTEESLRSHVPMLCIPGFADQPGNANIAERLGYGLKLDWATLTEEDLRQSITALLTDPKFKDNARHYGQLFTDNIVPPIEKAVYHVEHLIRHKGAQHLKPAHLHLNWLQYHSVDVVAFLTMLPIVIFTIFFKLTVACCSFKSQKVKQLLLIMMKNQLITLVFLGVILGTHAGSIFMYMSIGSKSHWNVWRPLALALAKRGHTLTIFAPNKDPKFDGMPNVELHTTGLSMDSILNSEAIFEGKASLNFNDFLQFQLESQNTTFHHPGFQKIYNEKPKFDLAIVHVFNIDFGFYFAKEVLNTPSMILFPGSRFKWAEYFMGNPLDPSYIPIEFSTYSQDMTFFQRVMNFVGTQAFARSSWYVFPKLEKQAQELTNGKYQVDISKAAMDMDYCLTNGHPIFDGVRPTNPNMEVVGGLHLNDPKPLPKDIKEWIDGAKDGVIYVSFGSVLSGSKMPERIRQMFINVFSSLKQRVIFKWETEEMEGKPENVLLKNWCPQQDILAHPNVKLFITHGGLLGTEESLRSHVPMLYIPGFADQPGNANVAERLGYGLKLDWATLTEEDLRQSITALLTDPKFKDNARHYGQLFTDNIVPPIEKAVYHVEHLIRHKGAQHLKPAHLHLNWLQYHSVDVVAFLIMVPIVIFTIFFKLIVACCCSKRQKIKLS; the protein is encoded by the exons ATGAAGTTCCAGGTTTGCCTCTTAGTGATAGCTTGTACAGTTTTCAGTGCTCAATCCAGTTCAATCCTAATGTACATGCCGGCTGGATCCAAGAGCCATTGGAACGCTTGGAGGCCTCTGGCCGTGGCCTTGGCCAAGCGTGGCCACTCACTCACCGTGTTCACTCCCAACAAGGATCCCGTGTTTGATGGGATGAAAAACGTGGATCTGCATGTCACCGGGCTGGCATTGGATTCTATCATGAGCTCAAAGGAAATCTTCGAGgggaaactttattttgacattcaaaagcTCATGTCGTTTCTGCTTGAG ACCCAAAACACGACCTTTCATCATCCAGGTTTCCAAAAGATTTACAACGAGAAGCCAAAGTTTGATTTGGCCATTGTCCACGTTTTCAATCTGGACTTTGGTTTCTATTTCGCCAAAGAAGTGCTCAACACGCCTAGCATGATCCTCTTTCCGGGGTCTAGATTCCCTTGGGCGGATTTCTTTATGGGAAATCCATTGGATCCTTCCTATATTCCATTTGAATCCTTACCATATTCGCAAGAGATGTCCTTCTTCCAACGAGTGATCAATTTCGCGGCCACTCATGCCTTTGCCAGAACTTCGTGGtacctttttccaaaattggaaaaccaCGCTCAACAGCTAACCAATGGCGAGTATCAGGTGGACCTGAACAAGGCCGCAATGGACATGGATTTCTGCCTGGCCAATGGACACCCAATATTTGATGGAGTTCGACCAATCAATCCGAATATGGAGTTTGTGGGTGGACTTCATCTCAATGATCCCAAACCCTTACCCAAAGACATCAAAGAATGGATTGATGGAGCTAAAGATGGAGTCATTTACGCGGCATTTGGATCG ATCCTATCTGGGAGCCAAATGCCCGAAAGGATTCGACAAATGTTCATCAACGTGTTTTCCTCCTTGAAACAACGCGTGATTTTCAAATGGGAAACGGAAGAGATGGAAGGAAAACCCGAAAATGTACTCTTGAAGAAGTGGTGTCCACAACAAGATATCTTGGCCCATCCCAATGTGAAACTTTTCATCACCCATGGAGGATTACTTGGCACTGAAGAGTCATTAAGAAGTCATGTTCCAATGCTTTGCATCCCGGGATTCGCCGATCAACCAGGAAATGCCAACATTGCTGAGAGGCTGGGCTATGGTTTGAAACTGGATTGGGCCACCCTGACCGAGGAAGACTTACG ACAATCGATAACGGCTCTGTTGACTGATCCAAAGTTCAAAGACAATGCTCGACATTATGGACAACTCTTCACTGACAATATAGTACCACCAATTGAGAAAGCGGTTTATCACGTGGAGCATTTGATTCGCCATAAAGGTGCCCAACATTTAAAACCAGCACATCTTCATCTCAATTGGTTGCAATATCATTCAGTGGATGTGGTGGCCTTTCTTACTATGCTCCCAATTGTTATTTTCACGATCTTTTTCAAGCTCACTGTTGCATGCTGTTCCTTTAAAAGTCAGAAGGTAAAG CAACTTCTATTAATCATGATGAAGAATCAACTAATCACATTGGTGTTTTTGGGTGTCATCCTTGGCACTCATGCAGGTTCCATCTTCATGTACATGTCAATTGGGTCTAAGAGTCATTGGAACGTCTGGCGACCTTTGGCCCTGGCCTTGGCCAAGAGGGGTCATACGCTAACCATATTTGCTCCCAATAAGGACCCAAAGTTTGATGGCATGCCGAATGTGGAACTTCATACCACAGGACTTTCAATGGATTCAATTCTCAATTCGGAGGCGATCTTCGAAGGAAAAGCTTCTCTGAACTTCAACGATTTTTTAcaattccaattggaa TCTCAAAACACGACGTTTCATCATCCAGGTTTCCAAAAGATTTACAACGAGAAGCCAAAATTCGACTTGGCCATTGTTCATGTGTTCAATATTGACTTTGGTTTCTATTTCGCCAAAGAAGTGCTCAACACGCCTAGTATGATCCTCTTCCCTGGATCCCGATTCAAATGGGCGGAATATTTCATGGGAAATCCACTGGATCCTTCCTATATTCCCATAGAGTTTTCAACTTATTCGCAAGACATGACCTTCTTCCAAAGAGTCATGAACTTTGTGGGCACGCAGGCCTTTGCCAGATCCAGTTGGTATGTTTTTCCAAAGCTTGAAAAACAGGCCCAGGAGCTGACCAATGGTAAATATCAAGTGGACATAAGTAAAGCTGCCATGGATATGGATTATTGCTTGACCAATGGTCATCCAATTTTCGATGGAGTTCGACCAACCAATCCGAATATGGAGGTTGTGGGAGGGCTTCATCTCAATGATCCCAAACCCTTACCCAAAGACATCAAGGAGTGGATTGATGGAGCCAAAGACGGAGTCATTTATGTGTCCTTTGGATCG GTCTTGTCAGGCAGCAAAATGCCAGAGCGGATTCGACAAATGTTCATCAACGTGTTTTCCTCCTTGAAACAACGCGTGATTTTCAAATGGGAAACGGAAGAGATGGAAGGAAAACCCGAAAATGTGCTCTTGAAGAACTGGTGTCCGCAACAAGATATCTTGGCCCATCCCAATGTGAAACTCTTCATCACCCATGGAGGATTACTTGGCACTGAAGAGTCATTAAGAAGTCATGTTCCAATGCTTTACATCCCGGGATTCGCCGATCAACCAGGAAATGCCAACGTTGCTGAGAGGCTGGGCTATGGTTTGAAACTGGATTGGGCCACCCTGACCGAGGAAGACTTACG ACAATCGATAACGGCTCTGTTGACTGATCCAAAGTTCAAAGACAATGCTCGACATTATGGACAACTCTTCACTGACAATATAGTACCACCAATTGAGAAAGCGGTTTATCACGTGGAGCATTTGATTCGCCATAAAGGTGCCCAACATTTAAAACCAGCACATCTTCATCTCAATTGGTTGCAATATCATTCAGTGGATGTGGTGGCCTTCCTTATTATGGTCCCAATTGTTATTTTCACGATCTTTTTCAAGCTCATTGTTGCATGTTGTTgctcaaaaaggcaaaaaatcaaGCTTTCGTAA
- the LOC131885644 gene encoding UDP-glycosyltransferase UGT5-like isoform X1, with amino-acid sequence MEPSFVEFNKIMQLLNIAVILFCAIVGTQGGSILMYMPVGSKSHWNIWRPLALALAKKGHSMTLIAPNLDSTFDGMPNVDLQATGLGMEATIVSEEIFEGKLDWNVNKFVQFELNGQNQTFHHPAFQRIFHERPKFDLVIVHVFALDFGFYFVKEVLQTPTLLLFPGSRYPSADYFMGNPLDPSYIPFESLPFSQEMTFLQRVVNFVATHILARSSWYIFPKLEEQAFKFTNGEYQIDLHKAAMDIDFCLANGHPIFDGVRPINPNMAFVGGLHLKTPKPLPKDLNTWMDGAKDGVIYVSFGSIISGSKMPERIRQMFINVFSTLNQRVIFKWETEEMEGKPENVLLKKWCPQQDILAHPNVRLFITHGGLLSTEEALSNHIPMLYIPGFADQHGNAYIAESLEYGRKLNWATLNEVDLQRSILALVNDPKYKANAEYFGRLVSDNLEPPIEKAVYYVEYLMRHKGAPHLKPAHRHLNWLQYHSVDVVASLVMIPITIAIILYTSISSCWCSVIKKKKLL; translated from the exons ATGGAACCGTCTTTCGTGGAATTCAATAAAATA ATGCAACTCCTAAATATCGCGGTTATACTCTTTTGTGCAATCGTTGGCACCCAAGGTGGTTCCATCCTGATGTACATGCCAGTTGGCTCCAAGAGTCATTGGAATATCTGGAGgcctttggctttggccttggcaaagAAAGGCCATTCTATGACTTTGATCGCACCCAACCTAGATTCCACTTTTGATGGCATGCCGAACGTGGACTTGCAAGCTACAGGACTGGGAATGGAAGCCACCATCGTATCTGAAGAGATCTTTGAGGGAAAACTGGACTGGAACGTGAACAAATTTGtacaatttgaattgaac GGTCAAAACCAGACTTTTCATCATCCTGCTTTCCAACGAATCTTCCACGAGAGGCCCAAGTTTGACTTGGTCATTGTTCACGTGTTCGCCCTTGATTTTGGCttctactttgtcaaagaggTTCTTCAAACACCAACGCTACTATTGTTCCCTGGTTCCCGATATCCATCCGCCGATTACTTCATGGGCAATCCGTTGGACCCATCGTATATCCCCTTTGAATCCTTGCCGTTCTCCCAAGAGATGACATTCTTGCAACGAGTCGTCAATTTTGTGGCCACCCACATTTTAGCGAGGTCGAGTTGGTATATCTTTCCTAAGCTCGAGGAACAAGCTTTCAAGTTCACCAATGGAGAGTATCAAATCGACTTGCACAAGGCCGCCATGGATATCGATTTCTGTCTGGCCAACGGACATCCCATTTTTGATGGAGTTCGACCCATTAACCCAAACATGGCCTTCGTGGGTGGACTTCATTTGAAGACGCCCAAACCTTTACCCAAAGATCTCAACACGTGGATGGACGGAGCCAAAGATGGAGTTATTTATGTCTCCTTTGGATCA ATTATATCTGGAAGCAAAATGCCGGAGCGAATTCGTCAAATGTTCATCAACGTGTTTTCCACGTTAAATCAAcgagtcattttcaaatgggaaACGGAAGAGATGGAAGGAAAACCCGAAAATGTGCTCTTGAAGAAGTGGTGTCCACAACAAGATATCTTGGCCCATCCCAATGTCCGGCTCTTCATCACTCATGGGGGATTGCTGAGCACCGAAGAAGCCTTGAGTAATCACATCCCCATGTTGTACATCCCCGGATTTGCGGATCAACATGGTAATGCATATATTGCTGAGAGCTTGGAATATGGtcgaaaattgaattgggCAACTCTCAACGAGGTGGATCTTCA GAGGTCCATATTGGCGCTGGTGAACGATCCCAAATATAAGGCAAACGCCGAGTATTTTGGTCGCCTGGTCAGTGACAATTTAGAACCACCCATCGAGAAAGCGGTTTATTATGTGGAGTATCTGATGCGCCACAAAGGTGCACCGCATTTGAAACCAGCTCATCGTCACCTCAATTGGTTGCAATACCATTCTGTGGATGTGGTGGCATCTCTTGTGATGATTCCGATTACCATTGCTATCATTTTGTACACATCCATTTCGAGTTGTTGGTgctcggtcatcaaaaagaagaaacttttGTAA
- the LOC131885638 gene encoding dnaJ homolog subfamily C member 7-like isoform X2 has protein sequence MHTAPNIQLRGRPLDRHWREARKRRTQSEDFGGLEIKPDSPINSMNSGLETKGDGDLVKTTLEQIRAQNSRDKTRMSCEEIDCLLNNIRRSRSQSSTRPPPPSTSPPVPPSDPISTVTLDSLPFGVMGLKIKKKTIKAKPRPAARGSTWAEKSVSSNNDDIDKSQKEVQEPKWTHNPLYHSESPKPYPRRNSHADQVKAANNKVEDIGVQLASLKDELKVVKETANRIKSEVDEFHPRRAKSPPLFSIRPAVTIEEMDAMDEHFAQYHKTHLIRPPPRKNKAAKNRGASRSCSSSKDDFNHRQISMSPPSKTSKQQMKSLADQKKDQGNERYKTKNYREALQLYSEAITLDPECPAYYSNRSACYMMLAQFNDGLKDAKTCVELDSDFTKGYIRMIKCCVALGEVASAKQALQRALEIEPDNAGLKSEKNSVDSLEKFKNEAQSAFNDKEYRKALYCLDRALTIATACRNLKILRAECLAFLGRIPEGQEVANDLLRADGRNADAMYVRGLCLYYEDNLDKAFSHFQQVLRLAPDHRAKHVYKKAKLLKQKKDEGNAAFKASKLSEALSLYSEALEIDPLNKTTNAKLFFNRGTVAARMSKWQQSVDDCTAALNLDDGYLKALLRRAKSLIELESYEEAVRDCEKAVRLDRSVETKRLLQQAKLELQKSKRKDYYKILGVSKTASDDEIKKAYRKRAMVHHPDRHANATEEEKKEHEKKFKEVGEAYGVLTDSKKRTRYDNGHDLDNLDGGHGFSGHGVDPSDIFQAFFHGGAGAPNMGGGMPGGTHFSFGGMGGGGGGAAPGGFSFQFG, from the exons ATGCACACGGCTCCGAACATTCAGCTCAGAGGCCGCCCGTTAGACCGGCATTGGAGGGAAGCACGCAAGCGTCGGACCCAAAGCGAGGACTTTGGTGGGCTTGAGATCAAACCCGATTCTCCGATCAATTCTATGAACAGCGGCTTGGAAACGAAGGGCGACGGAGACTTGGTCAAGACTACGTTGGAACAAATTCGAGCCCAGAACTCGAGAGATAAGACCCGTATGTCTTGTGAAGAGATCGACTGTCTTCTGAACAACATTCGACGCTCCCGATCCCAGAGCTCAACTCGACCACCCCCACCGTCAACCTCTCCTCCAGTTCCTCCAAGTGATCCGATATCGACAGTGACTTTAGACTCGTTGCCTTTTGGAGTTATGGGcctgaaaatcaaaaaaaagacaataaaagCCAAGCCAAGACCTGCTGCACGGGGCTCGACTTGGGCTGAAAAGTCAGTTTCTTCCAACAATGATGATATTGATAAGAGTCAAAAGGAAGTTCAAGAACCAAAATGGACCCATAATCCCTTGTACCATAGTGAGTCGCCGAAGCCTTATCCCCGTAGAAACTCGCATGCAGATCAGGTGAAAGCCGCCAATAACAAGGTCGAGGATATTGGTGTGCAATTAGCTTCACTAAAAGACGAACTGAAAGTAGTGAAAGAGACTGCCAACCGAATCAAATCCGAGGTGGATGAATTCCACCCTCGAAGAGCCAAAAGTCCACCACTGTTCTCTATACGCCCTGCGGTGACCATTGAAGAGATGGATGCTATGGACGAGCACTTTGCTCAGTATCACAAGACCCACCTGATCCGGCCACCTCCGCGGAAAAATAAAGCCGCCAAAAATCGGGGTGCTTCAAGGTCATGCTCTTCGAGTAAGGATGATTTCAATCATCGTCAGATATCTATGTCGCCGCCATCCAAAACAAGCAAGCAACAAATGAAAAG TTTGGCTGACCAAAAGAAGGACCAAGGCAATGAACGCTACAAGACCAAAAACTATCGAGAGGCTCTTCAACTCTATTCTGAGGCCATTA CTCTGGACCCAGAATGTCCGGCCTACTACAGCAATCGATCTGCCTGCTACATGATGCTGGCCCAATTCAATGATGGCCTCAAGGACGCCAAGACCTGCGTGGAGCTGGATTCGGACTTCACCAAAGGCTACATCCGAATGATCAAATGCTGTGTGGCCCTGGGCGAAGTGGCGTCAGCCAAGCAAGCCCTTCAAAGGGCCCTCGAGATTGAGCCCGACAATGCCGGCCTGAAATCGGAAAAGAATTCGGTCGACTCCTTGGAGAAGTTCAAGAATGAAGCTCAAAGCGCCTTCAATGACAAAGAGTACCGGAAA GCGCTCTACTGCCTTGATCGAGCCCTCACTATCGCTACAGCCTGTCGCAATCTGAAGATCCTTCGTGCGGAATGTCTGGCCTTCCTGGGCCGCATTCCCGAAGGCCAAGAAGTAGCCAATGACCTTCTGCGAGCGGATGGCCGCAATGCGGATGCTATGTATGTTCGCGGACTCTGCTTGTACTATGAAGACAACCTGGACAAAGCCTTCTCACATTTCCAACAAGTTCTGAGATTGGCACCTGACCATAGGGCCAAACACGTGTACAAGAAGGCCAAGCTTCTCAAGCAAAAGAAAGACGAGGGAAACGCAGCCTTCAAGGCCTCCAAGCTCAGCGAGGCCCTGAGCTTGTATTCCGAAGCCCTGGAGATCGATCCATTGAACAAGACCACCAATGCCAAGCTGTTTTTCAACCGTGGGACCGTCGCAGCCAGG ATGAGCAAATGGCAACAATCCGTGGACGATTGCACAGCAGCGCTGAACTTGGATGATGGTTATCTTAAAGCCCTCCTGCGAAGAGCCAAATCCCTGATCGAACTCGAGTCCTACGAGGAAGCTGTTCGCGATTGTGAAAAGGCCGTGCGGTTGGATCGATCCGTGGAAACGAAAAGACTCCTGCAACAGGCTAAattggaattgcaaaaaagcaaGAGGAAGGACTACTACAAGATCCTCGGGGTGAGCAAAACCGCCTCCGACGATGAGATCAAGAAAGCCTACCGTAAACGGGCTATGGTCCACCATCCGG ATCGGCACGCAAATGCTAccgaagaggaaaagaaagaacacgagaagaaattcaaagaggTCGGTGAGGCCTACGGCGTGTTGACGGATTCCAAGAAGAGGACGAGATACGACAATGGTCATGATTTGGATAATTTGGACGGTGGCCATGGGTTCTCAGGACATGGAGTTGATCCCTCTGACATTTTCCAGGCCTTCTTCCATGGAGGCGCTGGCGCGCCTAACATGGGTGGAGGTATGCCTGGGGGAACCCATTTCTCCTTTGGCGGCATgggcggaggaggaggtggagccGCACCCGGCGGATTTTCGTTCCAATTCGGTTAA